The following proteins are co-located in the Eptesicus fuscus isolate TK198812 chromosome 9, DD_ASM_mEF_20220401, whole genome shotgun sequence genome:
- the LOC129150298 gene encoding proline-rich protein 23C-like, with protein MIGRRLLSPSFYAAPWWEPQSEGPGPAKRRRIEEPAGPEDGMAPSLPGPPESESRAADALTSVVVLAAGCALQLPLDGVDLVLEPEPTSVLQVSLGGHTLVLVPEALLGSGTGAHSPVGLEPGALLDAPGGGVAIQQGFFCAFVPEIAVPEIADPEIAVPEIADPEEAYHEDAAPGFLTPWMVAAAGGTGLGTHPHGPIREPGPRAPTPSLERRPPGPYYNLNFHLWEPFPSSPLQPLPPSPSPGPQVRPRRPLGPSPKARKRLFQE; from the coding sequence ATGATAGGCAGACGCCTCCTCAGCCCCAGCTTCTATGCTGCGCCCTGGTGGGAACCGCAGTCCGAAGGACCCGGCCCCGCCAAGCGCCGCCGAATTGAGGAGCCCGCGGGCCCTGAAGACGGAATGGCGCCCAGCCTGCCAGGCCCGCCCGAGTCCGAGTCCCGGGCCGCCGACGCGCTCACCTCCGTGGTGGTCCTGGCTGCGGGCTGTGCCCTGCAGCTGCCTCTGGACGGCGTCGACCTGGTGCTGGAGCCCGAACCCACGTCGGTCCTGCAAGTGTCTCTGGGAGGGCACACCCTCGTGCTGGTCCCCGAGGCCCTCTTGGGCTCGGGAACCGGGGCGCACTCGCCCGTCGGCCTGGAACCCGGCGCTCTCCTGGATGCTCCCGGGGGAGGCGTCGCCATCCAGCAGGGATTCTTCTGCGCATTTGTCCCAGAGATCGCCGTCCCCGAGATCGCCGACCCAGAGATCGCCGTCCCCGAGATCGCCGACCCAGAAGAGGCCTACCACGAGGACGCGGCCCCTGGGTTCCTGACTCCTTGGATGGTCGCTGCAGCCGGTGGGACGGGGTTAGGCACCCACCCGCACGGCCCCATCAGAGAGCCAGGGCCTCGAGCCCCCACACCTAGTCTAGAGAGACGCCCGCCTGGTCCCTACTACAACCTGAACTTCCACCTTTGGGAACCCTTCCCGAGCTCACCACTCCAACCTCTACCTCCGTCCCCTAGTCCAGGTCCTCAGGTGCGCCCCCGGCGCCCTCTGGGGCCTTCTCCCAAGGCCCGGAAACGGCTGTTCCAGGAATGA